A genomic window from Streptomyces brevispora includes:
- a CDS encoding C40 family peptidase, with protein MVSHRRSTQPGVSRSARATVLSAAAAAAAATLGAATANAEPQDTSQSAGARVDRLYAEAEHATEQYNEAGENAGRLRGEVSRAQDRAARGQERVNRMRTELGSAARAQYRAGGIDPSLALLLSSDPDDYLDRAAVLDRVNDSRAGALAELRKAQRALAQTRAEAAGSLAGLERSRAAAGRHKRTVVRKLAEARRLLEALPGADRAAFERASRTGRGAGTGTAPAGLPAGSARAAAAVMAVQRALGRPYVWGASGPSGFDCSGLMRWAYAQAGVSLPRTSQAQRYAGRMVPLAEARPGDLVTYRADASHIGMYVGNGQVIHAPYPGAPVRYDPVGMMPVSSVTRV; from the coding sequence GTGGTGTCCCATCGCCGTTCCACACAGCCCGGCGTCAGCCGGAGCGCCCGGGCCACTGTTCTGTCGGCCGCGGCGGCGGCCGCCGCCGCGACGCTCGGCGCGGCCACCGCGAACGCCGAGCCGCAGGACACGTCGCAGTCCGCCGGGGCCCGGGTCGACCGCCTCTACGCCGAGGCCGAGCACGCCACCGAGCAGTACAACGAGGCCGGGGAGAACGCCGGACGGCTGCGCGGTGAGGTGAGCCGGGCGCAGGACCGGGCGGCCCGGGGCCAGGAGCGCGTCAACCGGATGCGTACGGAGCTCGGTTCGGCGGCCCGTGCGCAGTACCGGGCCGGCGGCATCGACCCCTCGCTCGCCCTGCTGCTCTCCTCCGACCCCGACGACTACCTCGACCGGGCCGCCGTGCTGGACCGGGTGAACGACAGCCGGGCGGGCGCCCTGGCCGAACTCCGCAAGGCACAGCGGGCGCTCGCCCAGACCCGGGCGGAGGCCGCCGGTTCGCTCGCCGGTCTGGAGCGCAGCCGCGCGGCCGCCGGCCGCCACAAGCGGACCGTCGTACGCAAGCTCGCCGAGGCCAGGAGGCTGCTCGAAGCGCTGCCCGGCGCCGACCGGGCGGCGTTCGAGCGGGCCTCGCGGACCGGCCGGGGCGCCGGGACCGGGACGGCACCGGCCGGACTTCCGGCGGGCTCGGCGCGGGCGGCGGCCGCCGTCATGGCCGTCCAGCGGGCGCTGGGCCGCCCGTACGTCTGGGGCGCGAGCGGGCCCTCCGGATTCGACTGCTCCGGGCTGATGCGGTGGGCGTACGCCCAGGCCGGGGTCAGCCTGCCCCGCACCTCGCAGGCCCAGCGGTACGCCGGCCGCATGGTGCCGCTGGCAGAGGCGCGGCCCGGCGACCTGGTCACCTACCGCGCGGACGCGAGCCATATCGGGATGTACGTGGGGAACGGCCAGGTCATCCACGCCCCGTACCCCGGCGCCCCGGTCCGCTACGACCCGGTCGGCATGATGCCCGTCTCCTCGGTCACCCGGGTCTGA
- a CDS encoding C40 family peptidase: protein MASHRRPKHPSRARVTVLTATAAAAVALTSQAAHADPKPTKSEVKEKVDKLYHEAEVATEQYSGAKEKQEKLEKQVGALQDKVARGQQELNTLRSGLGSLAAAQYRSGGIDPSVQLFLASDPDSFLDKASALDQLTAKQAESMTKIQEKQRSLAQERKEAQDKLNDLADVRKTLGEKKKQQQGKLAEARKVLNTLTAAERAKIREDDVRASRAAGDRVELGNEVPASARGGAALQAGSTQVGKPYVSGGTGPNSFDCSGLTQWAYAQAGVQITRTTYTQINEGTMIGRSALKPGDLVFFNNTSHVALYAGNNTVLHAPKPGAVVRYESMDTIGSFQMGRRI, encoded by the coding sequence GTGGCGTCCCACCGTCGACCCAAGCACCCGAGCCGCGCCCGTGTGACCGTGCTCACCGCGACCGCCGCAGCAGCAGTGGCCCTGACCTCCCAGGCCGCTCACGCCGACCCCAAGCCGACCAAGAGCGAGGTCAAGGAAAAGGTCGACAAGCTCTACCACGAGGCCGAGGTGGCCACCGAGCAGTACAGCGGGGCCAAGGAGAAGCAGGAGAAGCTCGAGAAGCAGGTCGGCGCGCTGCAGGACAAGGTGGCGCGCGGCCAGCAGGAGCTCAACACGCTCCGCTCCGGCCTCGGTTCGCTCGCCGCCGCGCAGTACCGCTCCGGCGGCATCGACCCCTCGGTGCAGCTCTTCCTCGCCTCGGACCCGGACAGCTTCCTCGACAAGGCCTCCGCGCTCGACCAGTTGACGGCCAAGCAGGCCGAGTCGATGACGAAGATCCAGGAGAAGCAGCGGTCCCTCGCGCAGGAGCGCAAGGAGGCCCAGGACAAGCTGAACGACCTCGCCGACGTCCGCAAGACGCTCGGGGAGAAGAAGAAGCAGCAGCAGGGCAAGCTCGCCGAGGCGCGCAAGGTGCTCAACACCCTGACCGCCGCCGAGCGCGCGAAGATCCGCGAGGACGACGTGCGCGCCAGCCGCGCCGCCGGCGACCGGGTCGAACTGGGCAACGAGGTTCCCGCCTCCGCCCGTGGCGGCGCCGCGCTCCAGGCCGGCTCCACCCAGGTGGGCAAGCCGTACGTCTCCGGCGGCACCGGCCCCAACTCGTTCGACTGCTCGGGTCTGACCCAGTGGGCCTACGCCCAGGCCGGTGTCCAGATCACCCGCACCACGTACACCCAGATCAACGAGGGCACCATGATCGGGCGCAGCGCGTTGAAGCCGGGCGACCTGGTCTTCTTCAACAACACCTCGCACGTGGCCCTCTACGCGGGCAACAACACCGTGCTGCACGCCCCGAAGCCGGGCGCCGTGGTCCGCTACGAGTCGATGGACACCATCGGCAGCTTCCAGATGGGCCGGCGCATCTGA